Proteins encoded in a region of the Fusarium falciforme chromosome 6, complete sequence genome:
- a CDS encoding MFS domain-containing protein, whose product MSEKQSNSVMIDSDDAARDQTPPEWSAKEERNLVRRIDFAVMPLLIIGFFVLQLDRSNIGNAMTDNFMPEVGINQFQYNVGNQLMYLGIVLFEIPSNLVLYRVGPAGKYQQGINYHDCRGLVATFQAFIKGQGYGAYLATRFLLGICECGYIPAALFTITRFYKQEETSKRFGVFFVGNMAANGAAGLLAFGILRMRGIGGLSGWQWLFLIEGMLTLVVAVAFILFFPRSTANPVSLVGLRYFNEHEAQILTARVLRDDPTKLQARTNVSREELKAALTNWRLIGHVLTTILCLSAQASLFAFAPSIVATYGYGRLQANAMTSIGYWILLVTTVAWGWIADKWGKRGPMVLLGVVIGWALIIANRVLARTDKVDAKFAILTLIIAFSFNWHPVHASWVSLNAKSAGERSITMAIFIMVANTSGIVSGQLFQAKDAPRYQTAWTATVALSCAGVAVCTWTNFQYWWLNRRNARKGDTTFVYSY is encoded by the exons ATGTCAGAGAAGCAATCCAACAGTGTCATGATTGACAGCGATGATGCTGCACGAGACCAGACACCACCCGAGTGGtcggccaaggaggagcgaAACCTAGTTCGAAG GATTGACTTTGCTGTCATGCCCCTGCTGATCATTGGTTTTTTCGTTCTTCAGCTCGATCGGTCAAACAT AGGCAATGCAATGACTGATAACTTCATGCCAGAGGTTGGGATCAACCAGTTTCAGTACAATGTTGGCAACCAGCTCATGTATCTGGGCATTGTGCTATTCGAG ATCCCCTCCAATCTCGTGCTCTACCGCGTTGGACCGGCG GGCAAATATCAACAAGGCATTAACTACCATGACTGCAGGGGCCTGGTGGCTACGTTTCAAGCCTTCatcaaaggccaaggataCGGCGCCTATTTGGCAACTCGCTTCCTCCTTGG TATTTGCGAGTGTGGGTACATCCCGGCAGCTTTATTCACCATCACGAGATTCTACAAGCAAGAAGAGACAAGCAAGCGGTTTGGTGTCTTCTTTGTTGGTAACATGGCTGCCAACGGCGCGGCTGGCCTTTTGGCCTTCGGGAT CCTTCGAATGAGAGGCATTGGCGGTTTGTCAGGGTGGCAGTGGCTGTTTCTA ATTGAAGGAATGCTGACTTTGGTCGTTGCGGTTGCCTTTATATTGTTCTTCCCTCGATCAACGGCCAACCCGGTATCGCTTGTTGGGCTCCGATACTTCAACGAGCACGAGGCTCAGATCCTCACTGCACGTGTGTTGCGTGACGATCCTACCAAGCTTCAGGCCAGAACAAATGTCAGCCGAGAAGAGCTCAAGGCAGCT TTGACAAACTGGAGACTGATCGGCCACGTCCTGACCACCATCCTCTGTCTTTCTGCCCAGGCTTCTCTTTTTGCTTTTGCCCCTTCGATCGTGGCAACTTATGGATACGGAAGACTGCAAGCGAATGCAATGACCTCGATCGGATACTGGATTCTCCTTGTCACTACCGTGGCCTGGGGCTGGATCGC TGATAAATGGGGAAAGCGAGGCCCTATGGTCCTCTTGGGGGTTGTTATAGGATGGGCTCTGATT ATTGCGAACCGAGTTCTTGCGAGAACGGACAAGGTGGATGCAAAATTTGCTATCCTAACCCTCATCATTGCTTTCAGCTTCAACTGGC ACCCCGTTCACGCCTCCTGGGTATCACTGAATGCCAAAAGTGCAGGTGAGAGGTCTATCACCatggccatcttcatcatggtAGCCAACACATCCGGCATCGTAAGCGGCCAGCTCTTCCAGGCAAAAGATGCGCCACGGTATCAGACTGCTTGGACGGCAACGGTAGCCCTGTCTTGTGCTGGGGTAGCGGTTTGTACTTGGACCAATTTCCAGTACTGGTGGCTCAACCGCAGGAATGCTAGAAAGGGCGACACTACCTTTGTGTACTCTTACTAG